The genomic DNA CTCGGCAGCCTGGAACGGTTCCTCGGCGTGTACATCGAGCACTGCGCCGGCGCGTTCCCGACCTGGCTGGCGCCGGTTCAGGCGGTCGTGATCGGCATATCGGAACACCAGACCCATTATGTCCACGGTGTGGCGCGCAGGCTCGAAGACGCGGGGATCCGGGTCGAGATGGACGTGAGAAACCAGAAAGTCGGGTACAAGATCCGTGAGGCGGAGACGAAGAAGATCCCCTTCATGGCCATTGCCGGGGCCCGCGAGATGGCGGCAGGCGACGTGTCCGTACGCCGCCACGGCAGGGGCGACCAGGGGAACATGCCGGTGGAAGCCCTGATCGGCGCGGTGAAAGAAGAAATCGACCGGACCGTCCGGACAAGCCGGACCGTCCAGGCGGCGGATTGAATCAAATTCACAAGGATCCGGGAGGAAAGCCATTCAAAAGAGAACCGTCAGAGTCAACGGAATGATTCGCGTGCCCCAGGTGCGGGTAATCAGCGCGGAAGGCGAGCAGGTCGGCATCATGGAGACCAGGGAGGCCATGCAGCTTGCGTCCGGCGCCGACCTCGACCTCGTGGAAGTGTCGCCCGATGCCCGCC from Gemmatimonadota bacterium includes the following:
- a CDS encoding translation initiation factor IF-3, whose amino-acid sequence is MIRVPQVRVISAEGEQVGIMETREAMQLASGADLDLVEVSPDAR